One window of Quercus robur chromosome 5, dhQueRobu3.1, whole genome shotgun sequence genomic DNA carries:
- the LOC126728926 gene encoding uncharacterized protein LOC126728926, with protein MANFDSTRVSYSSLSKVVEKDNNNNNNAQFHYVDDYTDSPWDSNSKSSPPDHAFYKDDFAVDGEEGYDSSDDTRNLVQPYNNNNNNSMHHPEVNLKNVLNGIFAIVTGRSKLPSFISNQQSLLPTSNVSFLGSAKDGDTFLNSSVYIPSAPPLLEPSGSSGVNYSVYKDVLEAEPPDWLPDSSTTVCMQCTAPFTALTRGRHHCRFCGGVFCRVCTKGRCLLPVKFRERDPQRVCDACYDRLDPLQGVLINSISNAVQVAKHDVIDWTCTRGWLNLPLGLSMEHEIYKASNTLRSYCQVARLNPDKSIPLAILKGAKVLAILTVAKAGVLLAYKLGTGLVISRRSDGSWSAPSAIFSVGLGWGAQVATKLSCYF; from the exons ATGGCAAACTTTGATTCAACCAGGGTTTCTTATTCTTCACTTTCTAAGGTTGTTGAaaaggataataataataataataatgcccAATTCCACTATGTTGATGACTACACTGACTCTCCATGGGACTCAAACTCAAAGTCCTCTCCACCGGATCACGCGTTTTACAAGGATGATTTTGCTGTTGATGGAGAAGAAGGATATGATTCAAGCGATGACACTCGTAATTTGGTGCAaccttataataataataataataatagcatgCATCATCCTGAGGTTAACTTGAAGAATGTGCTCAATGGTATATTTGCCATTGTGACTGGCCGGAGCAAACTTCCGAGTTTCATTTCAAATCAGCAGTCGCTACTCCCTACTTCAAATGTTTCATTTCTTGGGTCTGCAAAGGATGGTGATACCTTCTTGAACTCCTCCGTTTACATACCTAGCGCCCCACCACTCCTTGAGCCCAGTGGATCAAGTGGGGTTAATTATAGTGTTTACAAGGATGTATTGGAGGCTGAGCCTCCTGACTGGCTGCCGGATAGTTCTACTACAGTTTGCATGCAGTGCACTGCTCCTTTCACTGCACTTACTCGTGGCAGACATCATTGTCGGTTTTGTGGAGGAGTTTTCTGCAGAGTATGTACCAAGGGGAGGTGTTTGTTACCTGTTAAGTTCAGGGAGAGGGATCCCCAGAGGGTCTGTGATGCCTGCTATGATAGGCTTGATCCATTACAGGGTGTTCTTATTAACAGCATCAGCAATGCCGTGCAAGTAGCAAAGCATGATGTGATAGATTGGACTTGCACAAGAGGATGGTTGAATCTTCCACTTGGTTTGTCTATGGAACATGAGATATACAAGGCCTCCAATACTTTGAGAAGCTATTGCCAG GTTGCCAGGTTGAATCCTGACAAGTCAATACCCttagcaattttgaaaggagcAAAAGTTCTGGCAATTTTAACTGTAGCTAAAGCTGGTGTTCTTCTTGCTTACAAACTTGGCACAGGCTTGGTCATTTCTCGAAGGTCAGATGGATCATGGTCTGCCCCATCGGCTATATTCTCTGTTGGTTTAGGATGGGGTGCTCAGGTAGCAACAAAATTGTCATGTTACTTCTAG